The following proteins are encoded in a genomic region of Paenibacillus sp. FSL R7-0273:
- a CDS encoding YqzL family protein codes for MRDFSWKYFAMTGDVDAYLLYRQAREPLETGGPLSAEEEQVLDEEAE; via the coding sequence ATGCGAGATTTTTCGTGGAAGTATTTTGCAATGACTGGAGATGTCGATGCTTATCTGCTGTACAGGCAAGCTAGAGAGCCGCTGGAAACGGGCGGACCGCTGTCTGCGGAGGAAGAGCAGGTTCTTGATGAAGAAGCGGAATAG